GTACTGCATGTACGAGATGAAAAATATGGCAATGGCCATCATCATCCCGAAGAGTATCCCGAGGATCGTGTCTGTGGGCATCCTCGCCTTCTCCGAGAGGGGGCCAAGAATGACAGCGATCGTCAGGCTTGCGAGGACCGCCGCAATAGTCCCGTCGATGCCGAAGAAGATCCCGACGGCAGCACCGGCAAAGGCGGCATGTGTCATCGTAAAGCCGATGGAGGAGATGTTCATCTGCGTGATGATCACGCCGAGCACGCTGCATGCTATCGAGGCGAAGAGCATTGCCTCGATGGCATGGCAGACGATGTTGTTCGGGATGAGGAACTCAAGCATGCGGGCCTCCCGAGAGGGTGCGGACATGATCCTCGACCTCGTCTGCCGGGCAGGGCCTGTTGAAGATGAGCTGCCCGTCATTCATCACAAGCACCCTTACCTCCCTGTTTGGGAGTGCGTCGAAGGCATGGGAGACCATCATGACGGTGCAGCCCTCGTCTGCAATGCCGGCAAGCACCCCGCAGATAAAGTCGCGGGTGCCCAGGTCGAGGTTGGAGAAGGGTTCGTCGAGGAGGAGGATATCGGGCTTTTTGACGATACTCTGGGCGATGAGCACTTTCTGCTGCTGCCCGCCGGAGAGTTTGCCGATCGGCCTCTCCGCGAGGTCGTCGATGCCGAGGAGGTCCATCACGTCCCTCGCGATCCTTCGGTCCGCCTCGCCCGGCCGCCGGCCATAGCCGAGCAGGCCGTAGCGCCCCATCATCACGACGTCCCTGACTATGAAGGGAGCGAGGGGGTCGAAGGCGAAGTTCTGGATGACGTAGCCGACCCGCTTGCGGACCTCATAGCCCCGGGAAGCGACGTCGAGACCGCAGACCGTCGCCCGCCCGCGGGTGATCGGGAGCATCCCATTGACCGTCTCAAGGAGAGTTGTCTTTCCGGCGCCGTTCGGTCCGCCGACAACGACAAACTCTCCCGGGGCGACGGTGAAGGTGAGGCCCCTGATCACCGGCCTGTCAGACCCTTCGTATGCAGTGGAAACCCCTGCAAGGTCGATAGTGCCGCCAGGCATCGTCAGTGCTCGCCGGCGGTGAAGAGTTCGGCGTCTTCGAGATAATACATCTCTTCGGCAAAGGCTTCGATCAGGGCCTCGTAGTCTTCTCCGTCGCCTTCTGGAAGGCCGAATGGCCGGGGGACGATCCTGACAGTCCTGCCGTCTGTCTCAAACTCGACGGCGACCTGATCGCTCTTGATGATCTCGATGTTCCTTTTGCCGAGGGTGCACCCGCTGCCGAGCTGGACGCCGTCGGCGAGGCAGGACTCCGGGGGCGTGCCGGCGCAGTAGACCCGTGCCCTGAGGTCGAAGGGGTTGTTGCAGACGTGCTCGCTCGCGTATTTTCCGATCCTGTATCCGATGACGATATACGGGCCGAGATGGCCGTGAAACACAGCGAGGTCCGTGACGGTGAGGTCGCGCTCCAGATTGAGGTACTGGCAGCCGTTATGTCTGTGCATGAAAGATCATCGGCATTCGTGCTATAAATTTATTCAGGTTTGTTACAGGGTGGGAAAAGTAATCCCGGGGATGTTATTCTGTCCCTGCATGAAGAGCGGCATATGCCCGTTCCACCGCCTCGCGGACCCTGTCGCCGGCGACATCCTCACCCGCGTGTCCGACGAGGAGGGCTCCGTCCGGGCCAGCGACGACGATCGCGACCGGTTCGGCAGCGAGGTACGCCCCCCCCTCCCACGAGCAGAGCACGCTCCGCACGATCGGCACGACGGCGCGTCCCCCGGCCATGTGCGCCTCGCCGACAGTAACCTCTTCCTTCATTTTTCCTCTCCTCTCTCCAGGAAAATCCGGCGCACCGGCGGTGCAAGGGCGAAATCGGCCGCGGCACCGAGGAGGGCGATAGGTCGGTCGACCTTGAGTCTCACCTCGCCCCGGCCCGCTGGATCCCCGCCGGAAAAGAGTGGTTCCATGTCGACATCGACAGGTGTAGGTCCCAGGATGCCCCGAACGGCCTGCACCGCCCCGAAGGCCTTCCCTGTCGCGATGGGGCCGCCGAAATCGGCCCTGATCCAGAGGACAAGGCGTTCCAGAGTGATGTGGGCGACGACCCTGCCGAGAAGATGGGTGACGTGCGGGAAAAGTGTACGGAAAGTCTCCAGAGTCAGGGGAATGGAAGAAAGCCCTTCCTTTTCTTCCTCTTCTCTTTCTTCTCCTCCCTCTTCAGGCTCGGCCTCAGGGATCGTCAGAGAGAAGAGTTTGGTGCTGCCGACCAGGAGATCGGCATGCCAATCCTTCTCCTTCTTCACGCTCACACCAAAGGCCGCCCACCTGAGGGAGAGGGAGGCGGTCCCCGCCCCGCCCTCATAGCCCCCCGCTGCACCGATCCGCAGGGGGAGGAGAAAGACGGAGAGGAGGATGACGCCGATGCCGGCATAGTACGCAAGGAGGATGAGGAGGTCGCCGCCGGCCATGCTCGACCTGTCTACTCAGTTCCCTGTTCGGTTCTCTTCTC
The sequence above is a segment of the Methanofollis sp. genome. Coding sequences within it:
- a CDS encoding ATP-binding cassette domain-containing protein, which encodes MPGGTIDLAGVSTAYEGSDRPVIRGLTFTVAPGEFVVVGGPNGAGKTTLLETVNGMLPITRGRATVCGLDVASRGYEVRKRVGYVIQNFAFDPLAPFIVRDVVMMGRYGLLGYGRRPGEADRRIARDVMDLLGIDDLAERPIGKLSGGQQQKVLIAQSIVKKPDILLLDEPFSNLDLGTRDFICGVLAGIADEGCTVMMVSHAFDALPNREVRVLVMNDGQLIFNRPCPADEVEDHVRTLSGGPHA
- a CDS encoding formylmethanofuran dehydrogenase subunit E family protein, which produces MHRHNGCQYLNLERDLTVTDLAVFHGHLGPYIVIGYRIGKYASEHVCNNPFDLRARVYCAGTPPESCLADGVQLGSGCTLGKRNIEIIKSDQVAVEFETDGRTVRIVPRPFGLPEGDGEDYEALIEAFAEEMYYLEDAELFTAGEH